From Syntrophorhabdus sp.:
GTAAAGGGGCTCAAATACCTGGTCCTTGCCCGCCCTCTGCGCCTTCTTCGTCTGCCACTCGGCATCCTTTTCCTGGATATGCGCTGAATCGAGAAGGATGATCTCGGCGAGTTCCGCCGTGGCTGACGTGGTCAGTATCCTGCCCGGAAAACCGCCGGCCGCAAGGCGTGGTATCAATCCCGAGTGGTCGAGGTGCGCATGGGTGAGAAGGAGGGTGTCTATCTGGTCGGGATGGAACCGGAAGGGCTCCCGGTTCAAGGCATCGGAATTCCTGCCCTGATTCATACCGCAGTCCACAAGGACCTGGATACCATCCGTCAAGAGGTGGAAGCACGACCCTGTGACCTTTCTGGCAGCACCGAGAAACCTGATCTTCATTCGTCACCCCGTGGGAATCAGTATGGAACCGGACCGGAACTGAGCCTGGAATCACTTGATTATACCCGGAGGATTTCTGCTTTTCAAGGTCAAACAGACCGCTTGAGCCGCTTGAGCCGCTTGAACCGATTGAGCGAAAGAGGCAAAAGACCGCAGGTGGTCGAATTGGAGAATGTTTTGGGTCCGGCTCCCGCCGGCGGAACGGGCCGTACGATCACGCAGGGGCCTTGACGCTCAAGCGGTTCAAGCGGCTCAAGCGGTCTTTCAGGCTTCGGGGCTGCGGTAGTAGGGGAAGTGGGTCACCATCTTGGCTTCGATGTCGTCGAGGACCGTCTCGGCGAATTCCCGGAGGTCGGCGGCGGCCTCCCAGCCGGGAGGTTCATAGTCCTCGCCGCTCCTGAGCATCAGGAAATTGGCAAGTCTCGGCGGCCTCCATGTCATCATGGCAGTGACCGTCTCCGACACATCCATCTCCACGATGACCTCCCCCCTCTTGATCGCGTACAGGGCGGCATGCACGCAATGGAGACTCTCCTCCCGCACTTCCTCGCCGTCCATCTCGAGGAGCCCGCGTGCCTTGACGTTCACCGGCATCCTGTTGAGCTCCCTGATCATATCTCCGTCGTTCATGGCGCGTACCCGCTTCTATTTACACCTACGGCACGGACATAATCAAGGATTTTCACGCCCTCGCCCTTGTGAAAAAACATTGACTCCTCTCCTTTTCCGGTGATATCATTAGACATGTTTGGTTTAGGCGTTCCTGAGATAATCATAATCCTTGTCATCGTGATCCTTATATTCGGTGCCGGCAAGCTGCCTTCCATCATGTCGTCTCTGGGCAAGGGCATCAAGGATTTCAAGAAAGAGGTCAAGGACACCGACAGCAAGGATCAGTAACGTTACACGTTGGCATCAACTGCGGGGGCATGGAGGTACCGGCGTGGACAGCAAGATCTTTATCGGCATCGGCTCCAACATCGGTCAGAGCTTCGAGAACTGCAAGACGGCGATAAAACGCATATCCAGCGATACAAGGGCGGGGCTCAGGTCCATATCGTCCTTCTATTCCACATCGCC
This genomic window contains:
- the tatA gene encoding twin-arginine translocase TatA/TatE family subunit: MFGLGVPEIIIILVIVILIFGAGKLPSIMSSLGKGIKDFKKEVKDTDSKDQ